A single window of Verrucomicrobiota bacterium DNA harbors:
- a CDS encoding ABC transporter permease — protein sequence MKKWLLPILLLVEVAFFTTIGGTTFHSAGEFTNYFKSYFADLLTQSTPVLLLAFGMTLVLMTAGIDLSVGSQVALVACVMASFKSGPHFWWTAVPLGLVLAAVLGLVNGALIARLDIPPIIATLGTMIFYRGLCFVVMGDLEKSPFIEVPGYEWFGKFVGVALVVGAVFVGGGLFFQLSRWRREILMLGGNRVAARYAGIPVTRRICEVYALMGLLAFIAALCFTARNSSVSASSLTGLELQVIVAVVLGGTRVQGGGGSLVGTFFGVLIIAVLDEGLRGAAIWGDQHLPFKISHLQYLLLGTLLVAGVWLNTRLNQRRT from the coding sequence GTGAAGAAATGGCTTTTGCCGATACTGTTGCTGGTCGAAGTCGCCTTCTTCACAACCATCGGCGGAACAACGTTCCATTCCGCTGGCGAGTTCACGAACTACTTCAAGAGTTATTTTGCCGATCTGCTGACGCAATCGACGCCGGTGTTGTTGCTCGCGTTTGGCATGACGCTGGTATTGATGACGGCGGGCATCGACCTCTCCGTGGGTTCGCAAGTGGCGCTGGTAGCTTGTGTCATGGCCTCCTTCAAAAGCGGACCACACTTTTGGTGGACGGCGGTGCCGCTGGGTTTGGTGTTGGCAGCGGTGCTTGGACTGGTCAACGGTGCGCTGATTGCCCGGCTCGATATTCCACCGATCATTGCCACGCTGGGAACGATGATCTTCTATCGTGGACTCTGCTTCGTTGTGATGGGTGACTTGGAGAAGTCGCCGTTCATTGAGGTGCCGGGATATGAATGGTTCGGGAAATTCGTCGGTGTGGCGCTCGTCGTTGGAGCGGTATTTGTGGGGGGCGGATTATTCTTTCAACTCTCGCGCTGGCGACGGGAGATTTTGATGCTGGGGGGCAATCGTGTGGCCGCTCGTTACGCCGGCATCCCGGTAACGCGCCGCATCTGCGAGGTCTATGCGCTGATGGGCTTGCTGGCGTTTATTGCAGCGTTGTGTTTTACCGCTCGCAATAGTTCGGTAAGCGCAAGTTCACTCACTGGACTTGAACTGCAAGTCATTGTAGCGGTGGTGCTGGGTGGGACGCGCGTCCAAGGCGGCGGCGGATCGCTGGTTGGAACATTCTTCGGCGTATTGATCATCGCGGTTCTGGATGAGGGTTTGCGCGGCGCGGCGATTTGGGGCGACCAACATCTCCCGTTCAAGATCAGTCATCTGCAATATCTTCTGCTCGGCACGTTGCTGGTGGCGGGTGTGTGGCTTAACACTCGCCTTAATCAACGCAGAACGTAA
- a CDS encoding prolyl oligopeptidase family serine peptidase encodes MSSALSSAIRRPAFSLTLLLGVWFGLSANRIMAQNAKPDWQRWLEKSPPTPEFSAPATRAKWEKQRVKIRADLWQLLGKLPPGPTKPEVQILKREDRGDYWLEKFQFDNGAGATVPGYLFLPKKAAGKSPAILYCHWHGGQYDNGKEEMLRAEHTPQEPGPTLARRGYVVLGIDAYCFGERNGRGPGGAKERGGAGEMTASKFNLWVGRTLWGMIVRDDLMALDYLVSRPEVDANRVGVTGISMGATRTWWLLALDDRIKTGVAVACLTRYQNLIEQQSLPGHGIYYFVPGVLNHFDTEAVVALIAPRPVLFLTGDKDSASPVEGIRIIESKVRPVYKLYNRQDAYESVIYPGVGHVYLPDMWDKMTAWMDRHLKTASPKP; translated from the coding sequence ATGTCTTCAGCGCTCTCTTCAGCCATCCGTCGTCCGGCATTCTCGTTGACGCTGTTGCTGGGCGTGTGGTTTGGTTTGTCCGCGAACCGCATCATGGCTCAAAACGCAAAACCCGACTGGCAACGCTGGCTGGAGAAGTCGCCCCCAACGCCGGAGTTTTCCGCTCCGGCCACGCGCGCCAAGTGGGAAAAGCAACGCGTCAAAATCCGCGCGGACTTATGGCAATTGCTCGGCAAATTGCCGCCGGGACCGACCAAGCCCGAAGTTCAAATCCTCAAGCGGGAAGATCGCGGCGATTATTGGCTGGAGAAATTTCAGTTCGACAACGGCGCGGGCGCAACCGTTCCAGGCTATTTGTTTCTGCCGAAAAAAGCCGCCGGCAAATCGCCTGCCATCCTGTATTGCCACTGGCACGGCGGCCAGTATGACAACGGCAAGGAGGAGATGTTGCGCGCCGAGCACACGCCGCAGGAACCAGGTCCGACGTTGGCGCGGCGTGGCTATGTGGTGTTGGGGATCGACGCGTATTGTTTCGGCGAACGCAACGGACGAGGGCCGGGTGGCGCCAAAGAACGCGGCGGCGCGGGCGAGATGACGGCGAGTAAGTTCAACCTTTGGGTCGGCCGCACGCTCTGGGGCATGATCGTCCGCGACGATTTGATGGCGTTGGATTACCTGGTGTCGCGACCCGAAGTCGATGCCAACCGCGTCGGTGTCACCGGCATCAGCATGGGCGCGACACGCACCTGGTGGTTGCTGGCGTTGGACGACCGCATCAAAACTGGCGTGGCGGTGGCCTGCCTCACGCGTTACCAAAACCTGATCGAACAACAATCCCTGCCCGGTCACGGCATTTATTATTTTGTGCCGGGAGTGCTGAACCATTTCGACACGGAAGCGGTGGTGGCCCTCATCGCGCCGCGACCGGTATTGTTTTTGACCGGCGACAAGGATAGCGCATCGCCGGTGGAGGGCATTCGCATCATCGAGTCCAAGGTGCGTCCGGTGTATAAACTTTACAATCGGCAGGATGCTTACGAAAGCGTGATCTATCCGGGCGTCGGCCACGTTTATCTTCCCGACATGTGGGATAAAATGACGGCATGGATGGACCGGCACCTCAAAACCGCGTCGCCGAAGCCTTGA
- a CDS encoding NAD+ synthase, translating into MKIALAQLNTTVGDLSGNAEKILAAYRRGVEAGVDLVVSTELAVTGYPPRDLLLRKDFVAKNLESLNQLAAATGKTGLLLGFVGENAKRPGREVTNSVALLQNRKIVATRAKTLLPTYDVFDEDRYFQPANENAPVEFNGLKIGLTICEDIWNDDDFWPERRYRNNPPVELAEAGAQIIFNLSASPWHLGKNQTRFEMLRSIAVKTKRPVVFCNQVGGNDELIFDGGSLAFNAAGELVAQGKLFEEDLLFVDVAAVPLTPSLSPSDGERVAKGRERGSLPSDEELVYRALVLGLRDYLHKCGFKSAVLGLSGGIDSALVACLAVAALGKENVRGISLPSQYSSQGSLDDAAILSRNLGIRYDIIAIQPVFEQCKAQLKGVFAGRAEDVAEENLQARIRGTLLMALSNKLGSLLLTTGNKSELAVGYCTLYGDMNGGLAVISDVPKMMVYRLAKWINREREIIPTASITKAPSAELRPNQTDQDSLPPYDVLDAILEAYVVHAKSPREIIAAGFDETTVKRVVRLIDLSEYKRRQAAPGLKVTTKAFGVGRRVPVAQQYRE; encoded by the coding sequence ATGAAGATTGCGCTGGCACAACTCAACACCACCGTCGGCGACCTCTCCGGCAACGCAGAGAAAATTCTCGCGGCGTATCGTCGCGGTGTCGAGGCTGGCGTCGACTTGGTCGTAAGCACCGAACTGGCCGTCACCGGCTACCCTCCGCGTGATCTGCTGCTGCGAAAGGATTTCGTCGCCAAAAATCTTGAGTCGCTCAATCAACTCGCGGCTGCCACGGGCAAGACGGGCTTGCTGCTTGGTTTCGTCGGCGAGAACGCGAAGCGACCCGGTCGCGAAGTGACGAACAGCGTGGCGCTGTTGCAGAACCGCAAGATCGTGGCAACCCGCGCGAAAACTTTGCTGCCCACTTACGATGTGTTCGACGAAGACCGCTACTTCCAGCCCGCGAACGAGAACGCGCCGGTCGAGTTCAATGGACTGAAAATCGGCCTGACGATTTGCGAGGACATCTGGAACGACGACGATTTCTGGCCGGAGCGCCGCTATCGCAACAACCCGCCAGTCGAGCTGGCTGAGGCTGGCGCGCAAATCATTTTCAATCTGTCCGCGTCGCCGTGGCATCTCGGAAAAAATCAGACCCGCTTTGAAATGCTCCGCAGCATCGCGGTGAAAACTAAGCGTCCGGTCGTGTTCTGCAATCAAGTTGGTGGCAATGACGAATTGATTTTCGACGGCGGCAGCCTTGCTTTCAATGCCGCGGGTGAACTTGTCGCGCAGGGAAAGTTGTTTGAGGAAGATTTGCTTTTTGTGGATGTGGCTGCCGTGCCCCTCACCCCATCCCTCTCGCCATCAGATGGGGAGAGGGTGGCCAAAGGCCGGGAGAGGGGTTCGTTGCCGTCCGACGAGGAACTGGTTTATCGCGCGCTGGTGCTGGGCTTGCGCGATTACCTGCACAAATGCGGTTTCAAGTCGGCGGTGCTCGGATTGAGCGGCGGCATCGATTCGGCGCTCGTTGCGTGCCTCGCTGTTGCTGCGTTGGGCAAGGAGAATGTTCGCGGCATTTCGCTGCCTTCTCAATATTCCTCGCAGGGCAGCCTTGATGACGCGGCAATTCTCTCGCGCAATCTCGGCATCCGTTACGATATCATCGCCATCCAGCCGGTTTTCGAGCAATGCAAGGCGCAGTTGAAAGGTGTGTTTGCCGGTCGCGCCGAAGACGTGGCGGAAGAGAATTTGCAGGCTCGCATTCGCGGCACATTGCTCATGGCACTCTCCAATAAACTTGGCTCGCTGCTGCTGACCACCGGCAACAAGAGCGAGCTCGCCGTCGGCTATTGCACACTTTACGGCGACATGAATGGCGGCCTCGCCGTCATCAGCGATGTGCCGAAGATGATGGTCTATCGCCTCGCGAAATGGATCAACCGCGAGAGGGAAATCATCCCAACCGCATCCATCACCAAAGCGCCATCTGCTGAACTACGCCCCAACCAGACCGATCAGGATTCGCTGCCGCCCTACGATGTGCTCGACGCCATTCTCGAAGCCTACGTCGTCCACGCCAAGTCGCCACGGGAAATCATCGCCGCTGGTTTCGACGAGACGACTGTGAAGCGCGTAGTTCGCCTGATTGACTTGAGCGAATATAAACGCCGCCAGGCCGCGCCCGGCCTCAAGGTGACGACGAAAGCGTTTGGCGTCGGTCGTCGCGTGCCCGTCGCACAACAATATCGGGAATGA
- a CDS encoding GNAT family N-acetyltransferase: protein MSLELAQAYFVEPLSERHDRSRFRCGVAALDHYFQTQAGQDARRRVASPYVLIHRVGSDIAGYYAWSNAGFDLTELPEAVARKLPRYHQIPATLLGRLAVDLNHRGRGLGEFLLGDALRRALRGSESTAAFAVIVEAKDESAVRFYRKFGFVPVIGQTHRLFLPMKTIEQSFS from the coding sequence GTGAGCCTCGAATTGGCCCAGGCGTATTTTGTCGAACCCCTGTCTGAACGGCATGACCGTTCACGGTTTCGGTGTGGCGTGGCAGCGTTGGACCACTACTTTCAAACCCAGGCGGGGCAGGATGCCCGGCGACGAGTTGCTTCGCCATACGTCCTAATCCATCGTGTCGGGAGTGACATCGCCGGTTATTACGCGTGGTCGAATGCCGGGTTTGACCTGACCGAATTGCCCGAGGCGGTGGCCAGGAAGCTTCCTCGTTATCATCAAATCCCGGCGACACTGCTGGGGCGGCTGGCCGTTGATTTGAACCATCGCGGGCGCGGCTTGGGGGAGTTTCTCCTCGGCGACGCCTTGCGGCGCGCTCTGCGAGGGAGCGAATCCACCGCGGCGTTTGCGGTCATAGTGGAAGCCAAGGACGAATCCGCCGTGCGATTTTATCGGAAGTTCGGTTTCGTGCCAGTCATTGGCCAGACACACCGGCTGTTTCTACCGATGAAAACCATTGAGCAATCCTTTTCTTGA
- a CDS encoding glutamate-1-semialdehyde 2,1-aminomutase, translating to MLSRSKSDALFAEALNYIPGGVNSPVRAFRAVGGKPFFVNKASGCRVWDVDGNEYIDYVGTWGPAILGHAHPKIVSAIKAAADLGTSFGIPNPSEVTMAKLICSLVPSVQKVRMTNSGTEACMSAIRLARGFTKRDKIIKFDGCYHGHGDSLLVKAGSGALTFGHPDSAGVPAEFAKLTIVLPFNETEPVKAAFAANKNEIACIIVEPVPGNAGLYLPKPGYLEFLRKITQEDGALLIFDEVMTGFRLAPGGAQERFGIKPDLTCLGKIIGGGLPVGAFGGRADIMDYLAPLGPVYQAGTLSGNPLAMAAGIANLQELCSGRRKEALIEKPEIRNPKSEIETSLLTSAATNETKAYTHLEQLGSQLEAGMKDAAKSAGVPVTFNRCGSMFCGYFTGEPVWNLADAMKSDRERFKKFFHGMLDAGVYLAPSQFEAGFLSTAHSETDIEKTVSSAAKVMTPF from the coding sequence ATGCTGTCCCGAAGCAAATCCGACGCTCTCTTCGCCGAAGCATTGAACTACATTCCCGGTGGCGTGAACTCGCCTGTGCGCGCTTTCCGCGCGGTGGGCGGCAAACCTTTTTTCGTCAACAAGGCCAGCGGCTGTCGTGTATGGGACGTGGACGGCAATGAATACATTGATTACGTCGGCACGTGGGGGCCGGCCATCCTCGGGCACGCACATCCAAAAATTGTTTCCGCCATCAAAGCCGCCGCCGATCTCGGCACGAGCTTCGGCATCCCGAATCCGAGCGAGGTCACGATGGCGAAGCTCATCTGCTCGCTCGTCCCCAGCGTGCAGAAGGTGCGCATGACCAACTCCGGCACGGAAGCCTGCATGAGCGCGATTCGGCTCGCGCGCGGATTTACGAAGCGCGACAAGATCATCAAGTTCGATGGCTGTTATCATGGCCACGGAGATTCGCTGCTCGTCAAGGCGGGCAGCGGAGCGCTCACGTTCGGCCATCCCGACAGCGCCGGTGTGCCCGCGGAGTTTGCGAAGCTCACCATCGTTTTGCCCTTCAATGAAACGGAGCCGGTTAAAGCTGCGTTTGCCGCCAACAAGAACGAAATCGCCTGCATCATCGTCGAGCCGGTGCCAGGCAACGCTGGTCTGTATTTGCCCAAGCCGGGCTACCTGGAATTCCTGCGCAAGATCACACAGGAGGACGGCGCGTTGCTAATCTTCGACGAAGTGATGACGGGCTTCCGCCTTGCGCCCGGCGGCGCGCAGGAACGCTTCGGCATCAAGCCGGATTTGACGTGCCTCGGCAAAATCATCGGCGGCGGACTGCCGGTGGGCGCATTTGGCGGGCGGGCGGATATCATGGATTACCTCGCGCCGCTCGGGCCGGTCTATCAAGCCGGCACGTTGAGCGGCAATCCGCTGGCGATGGCGGCGGGAATTGCGAATCTCCAAGAACTATGTAGCGGCCGACGCAAGGAGGCTCTAATTGAAAAACCCGAAATCCGAAATCCGAAATCCGAAATTGAAACGAGCCTCCTCACGTCGGCTGCTACGAATGAAACGAAGGCTTACACCCACCTCGAACAACTCGGTTCGCAACTGGAAGCCGGGATGAAGGACGCCGCCAAATCCGCCGGTGTGCCTGTGACCTTCAACCGTTGTGGCTCGATGTTTTGCGGTTACTTTACCGGCGAACCGGTCTGGAATCTCGCCGACGCGATGAAGAGCGACCGCGAGCGGTTCAAGAAATTCTTCCACGGCATGTTGGACGCGGGCGTATATCTCGCGCCGTCGCAATTTGAGGCGGGTTTCCTCTCGACGGCACACAGCGAGACAGACATTGAGAAGACGGTAAGTTCGGCGGCAAAGGTGATGACACCATTTTAG
- a CDS encoding DUF192 domain-containing protein encodes MALIIGCSKKSKDSSPPSSAPLLPTHAQPRLPTIRLWLGTEELITEMALTGEQQMTGMMFRTNIAENEAMIFVHPAARQASYWMTNCFVPLSIAYIDTDGVILEIHNLQPHNVTPVISAATNVRFGLETSQGWFQRHNVSTGAVIRTERGSLAQTFLRRP; translated from the coding sequence ATGGCTTTGATTATTGGTTGCTCGAAGAAATCGAAGGACAGTTCGCCGCCGTCCTCCGCGCCCCTGCTTCCTACGCACGCCCAACCCAGGCTGCCGACGATCAGGCTCTGGCTGGGAACGGAGGAGTTGATCACCGAAATGGCGCTCACGGGCGAGCAACAAATGACGGGCATGATGTTCCGGACGAACATCGCCGAGAATGAGGCGATGATTTTCGTTCATCCTGCGGCGCGGCAGGCATCTTACTGGATGACCAATTGTTTTGTCCCGCTCTCCATCGCCTACATCGACACGGATGGAGTGATCTTGGAAATCCATAACCTGCAACCTCACAATGTGACGCCTGTCATTTCGGCGGCGACGAACGTGCGCTTTGGATTGGAGACCAGCCAGGGTTGGTTTCAGCGACACAACGTTTCCACCGGCGCCGTCATCCGCACCGAACGCGGTTCGTTGGCGCAAACCTTCCTGCGCCGCCCCTGA
- a CDS encoding ABC transporter permease produces the protein MKQSRYSRFLIQRLIFLFAGNLLLLLAIRLLLKEGGSFADVLQRCGPDVAPIILAGLGMTGVIFTGAIDLSIASIIVVAGTVFGILVQRGFSPTVCFGACFGAAWSLAMLNGVLIRSLKIPAIIITLAGLTFYRGAALILADIGIPNFGGNISVPDEAYHSPGKLYGGWIVFFALLAALLWEAFAKTPRRWLALGSSEEACRLLGLSPGRILQSAFFASGVFLGLAALIFVTRVQYIEPARLALGFELQVIGAVVLGGTNIFGGEGSFAGTVLGAFFLYFTAQVLTYAGVNPYFQEAVTGAIIIGVIGLDCALHRRRKLLEELA, from the coding sequence ATGAAACAAAGCCGCTACTCGCGCTTCTTGATTCAACGGCTGATTTTTTTGTTTGCCGGCAACTTGCTCCTATTGCTCGCCATTCGTTTGTTGTTGAAGGAGGGCGGTTCATTTGCCGACGTGTTGCAACGCTGCGGTCCGGATGTTGCGCCGATCATTCTGGCCGGGCTGGGCATGACCGGCGTCATCTTCACGGGGGCAATTGATCTGTCCATCGCGTCGATCATCGTCGTGGCCGGAACGGTGTTTGGAATTCTGGTCCAGCGCGGTTTTAGCCCGACGGTTTGTTTCGGCGCATGTTTCGGTGCGGCTTGGAGTCTTGCCATGTTGAATGGCGTTCTGATTCGCAGTCTCAAGATTCCGGCCATCATCATCACGCTGGCGGGCCTGACGTTTTATCGCGGCGCGGCGCTCATTCTCGCGGACATCGGCATCCCGAACTTCGGCGGCAACATCTCGGTGCCGGACGAAGCGTACCACTCGCCCGGGAAACTTTATGGTGGATGGATTGTGTTCTTCGCACTTCTAGCCGCGTTGTTGTGGGAAGCGTTTGCGAAGACGCCGCGACGCTGGCTGGCGCTGGGCAGTTCGGAGGAAGCCTGCCGGCTGCTTGGATTATCGCCGGGACGCATCCTGCAAAGTGCATTTTTCGCGAGCGGCGTTTTTCTTGGCCTGGCCGCGCTGATCTTCGTGACGCGCGTGCAATACATCGAGCCGGCGCGTCTGGCTTTGGGGTTCGAACTGCAGGTCATCGGCGCGGTCGTGCTGGGGGGCACGAACATTTTCGGCGGTGAAGGCAGTTTTGCCGGCACGGTGCTCGGCGCGTTTTTTCTCTACTTCACTGCGCAAGTCCTCACCTACGCCGGTGTGAACCCTTATTTTCAGGAAGCCGTGACCGGCGCGATCATCATCGGCGTGATCGGACTGGACTGCGCGTTGCATCGCCGCCGTAAACTGCTGGAGGAACTCGCGTGA
- a CDS encoding DUF1778 domain-containing protein, whose translation MKPATPAPKRKVTRPRYDRLEARVSPELKELLLDAAAMRGVTLSDFLINSAHDAAVQTVEQHKLIRLNREASIQFANALLRPPKPNARLRAAARRYIQLMARQPKGNGR comes from the coding sequence ATGAAGCCCGCCACGCCTGCACCGAAACGAAAAGTCACCCGTCCCCGTTACGACCGCCTGGAGGCGCGAGTCTCGCCGGAGTTGAAGGAACTGCTGCTGGATGCCGCCGCGATGCGTGGCGTCACCCTCAGTGATTTTCTCATAAACAGCGCCCACGATGCCGCCGTGCAAACGGTGGAGCAGCACAAGCTCATCCGCCTCAACCGCGAGGCGTCCATCCAGTTCGCGAACGCGCTGCTGCGTCCGCCCAAGCCCAACGCCCGGCTCCGGGCGGCGGCGCGACGCTACATTCAGCTCATGGCCCGGCAACCAAAAGGGAATGGGCGGTGA
- a CDS encoding Uma2 family endonuclease: MTTDVLPKPPKAKRLWTYDAMLAELPETNLPIELWDGEIVMSPTPTPSHQTIVGSLYRALHDFVRDNKAGKVFLSPLDVVLSQHRVVQPDVFFISSANNEVIKDRIRGVPELVVEVISQGSWKRDRVEKKALYEQVGIGEYWIVDPESRSIEVFALVKGVYQLHSRAVDAELAKSKLLAGFRISFGQLLT, from the coding sequence ATGACAACGGATGTATTGCCCAAGCCGCCCAAAGCCAAACGGCTCTGGACGTACGACGCCATGCTCGCCGAGTTGCCGGAGACCAACCTGCCCATTGAATTGTGGGATGGAGAAATTGTTATGTCACCAACACCGACACCTTCACACCAAACGATTGTCGGGAGTCTTTACCGGGCGCTCCACGACTTTGTGCGCGACAACAAGGCGGGAAAGGTTTTTCTAAGTCCGCTGGATGTAGTGTTGTCACAACACCGCGTTGTTCAGCCCGACGTTTTTTTCATCTCAAGTGCCAACAACGAAGTCATCAAAGACCGGATTCGAGGCGTGCCGGAATTGGTGGTGGAAGTCATTTCGCAAGGAAGTTGGAAACGCGACCGCGTCGAAAAGAAGGCACTCTACGAACAGGTCGGCATTGGCGAGTATTGGATAGTTGATCCAGAAAGCCGCTCCATCGAAGTCTTCGCTTTGGTGAAAGGCGTCTATCAACTTCATTCCCGCGCGGTGGATGCCGAATTGGCAAAATCCAAACTGCTGGCGGGATTCAGAATTTCCTTTGGGCAACTATTGACTTGA
- a CDS encoding metallophosphoesterase: MPTKVLRWSLSGLLVLLVLTGGAGCARPKNLQRSDGLVAPAVGATGNPWTSKVTNNDPTHFQFVVVTDRTGGVRPGVFEDAVKKINLLQPEFVMSVGDLITGHTEDRSQIDAEWREFMGFVEQLDMKFYYLPGNHDITNKIMEEEWIKRFGRLYYHFVYQNVLFLCLDSEDPPPTHISKAQQDYVAKALAENPNVHWTLVFLHKPLWDYEEDSGWAAVEAMIKKRPHTVIAGHRHTYTKFERNDTSYIVLATTGGGSKLRGRAFGEFDQVAWVTMTDKGPRIANLFLDGIWDENVLTEKMAKTMRTALEGKAVTSEMLIRGGKFRGDVTFPGAATKLKITNDTDMPMTFRARFNSTDQVHIKPAEAHLTLEPKSNETINVQFEVKSQLRVADLLPLTADWTITYEFPDVPPAEINGRQQW; encoded by the coding sequence ATGCCCACGAAAGTTTTGCGGTGGAGTTTGAGCGGACTGCTGGTGTTGCTGGTGCTGACGGGAGGCGCCGGCTGTGCGCGACCCAAAAACTTGCAGCGTAGCGATGGGCTGGTTGCTCCGGCCGTCGGTGCGACCGGTAATCCCTGGACCAGCAAGGTCACCAACAACGACCCGACTCACTTTCAATTCGTGGTCGTGACGGATCGGACCGGCGGCGTTCGCCCCGGTGTCTTTGAAGACGCGGTCAAGAAAATCAACCTGCTGCAACCCGAGTTCGTGATGAGCGTGGGCGATTTGATCACGGGCCATACCGAGGACCGTTCGCAGATTGACGCCGAATGGCGGGAGTTCATGGGCTTCGTCGAGCAACTGGACATGAAATTCTATTATCTTCCCGGCAATCACGACATCACGAACAAGATCATGGAGGAGGAATGGATCAAACGCTTTGGGCGGCTCTATTATCATTTCGTTTACCAAAACGTGCTCTTCCTCTGTCTCGACAGTGAAGACCCACCGCCGACGCACATCAGCAAGGCGCAACAGGATTACGTTGCCAAGGCGTTGGCCGAGAATCCAAACGTGCATTGGACGCTGGTGTTCCTGCACAAACCGCTTTGGGATTACGAAGAGGATTCCGGCTGGGCGGCCGTCGAAGCCATGATCAAAAAGCGCCCGCACACGGTCATCGCCGGTCACCGGCACACCTACACCAAATTCGAGCGCAACGACACGAGTTACATCGTCCTCGCCACGACGGGCGGCGGCAGCAAACTACGCGGTCGGGCGTTTGGCGAGTTCGATCAAGTCGCGTGGGTGACGATGACCGACAAAGGCCCGCGCATCGCCAATCTTTTTCTCGACGGCATCTGGGATGAAAATGTTCTCACCGAGAAGATGGCCAAGACCATGCGCACCGCCCTCGAGGGAAAAGCAGTTACTTCGGAGATGCTGATCAGGGGAGGGAAATTTCGCGGCGACGTGACTTTTCCCGGTGCCGCCACCAAATTGAAAATCACGAACGATACGGATATGCCGATGACATTTCGTGCGCGATTCAACTCAACTGATCAGGTCCACATAAAACCAGCGGAAGCGCATCTGACGCTTGAACCCAAATCCAACGAGACCATCAATGTGCAATTCGAAGTCAAATCACAACTGAGGGTGGCTGACCTGTTGCCTCTCACCGCCGACTGGACGATCACCTACGAGTTTCCCGACGTGCCTCCCGCCGAGATCAATGGCCGGCAGCAATGGTAA